Part of the Metarhizium brunneum chromosome 6, complete sequence genome is shown below.
CCTCACGACCCAGCGCCATTGACGACCTCAATGCTACCGCCGACTCCTTCTTCGGCCAGGCCCTCGGCGTGGTAGCCACCCGCTCGGTCCTCAGCGCCTTTGTGGCGACcctcaaggccctcgagaaCACCGACATTTGGATCCAAGTCGGCACGCGCACCCTTTCCGCGCTCTCGTTACAGCCCTCGTCCTTCTTCGACGCCCAAGCTACCCTCTGCGACCTCGTGGCCACAGCCCACGAGACCAACGAGGACTTTACAGACGCCGCCAAGGTCCTGGCCGAGATCCCGCTCGACAGCTCCCAGCGCAAAGTCACagacgaggaaaaggccAGGATATGGGTTCGCATTGTCCGGAACTACCTCGAGGAGGACGACCCCACGGCCGCCGAGACGTACATCAACAAACTCAAGAACATCATGCACACCGTGTCCGACCCAGACCTGAACCTGCACTTTAGACTCTCGCAGGCGCGTATCCAAGACGCAAAGAGGGACTTCCTGTCGGCCTCGCAGCGATACCACGAGATTAGCTTCTCGCCCGCCGTCGTAGAGGAAGAGCGCCTGCACACCCTcggcatggccatcaagtGCGCCATCCTGGCGCCCGCCGGGCCCATGAGGAGCCGCATGCTCGGGAGGCTGTACAAGGACGAGCGGTCCGTGCAGCTGGATCAGTTCGGAATCCTGGAGAAGATGTTCCTGGACCGGCTTCTCTCGCAGGCAGAGGTAGATAAGTTCGCCGAGGCGCTGGAGCCCCACCAGCTGGCCACGACGTCCGACGGGTCGACTGTCCTTGCGagggccgtcgtcgagcacAACTTGCTCGGCACGTCCAGGCTGTTCAACAACATCCAGTTTGGGGCCCTGGGCTCGCTGCTGGGGCTGGATGcggacaaggccgaggagacggcggccCGGATGATTGAGCAGGGACGCCTCGTCGGGCGGATAGACCAGCTGGATGGCATTGTGTGGTTTGAAGGCGGAGAAGCGTCCGGGGAGAAGGGCAGTGGCAGAGCAGAGGTGATTGCGGGCAAGGAGATGCGCAGATGGGATGCCAACGTGGAGAGCCTGGCGGAAGAGGTCGAAAACGTGACCAATTCCCTGCAGAAGGAGTTTCCTGTGagtttttttccttcttttaCATTCCTTGTCAAAAAGGTACTCCAGCGTTGGTTTCTGGACTAATATTATGAGACAGGACTTTGTGGCAGTAAATCTGGCTGTGTGAATGGATGCATGATCCCGATCCCTTGCGGCATAAAAGTAGCGCACACGTTTTTCAgtcttttgctttttttttctttggcgtTTTAGGAAAAACCACAGGAAAAGGAGTCCCGGTGAAGAAGTATCTTAGACTTGTCTCATTTCCATTTATCCTATAAACCTAGTTTATAATTGGGCCATTACCACAAATCCTTCTTTCGCACCACCACGTATCCCTCGCTTAGTTTCCCAGGGTTGCCAGTCTCTTCCTCAAACACGGTGCTGTCGTTTGTTCTGGAAGGCCGTTTAGAGCTGTTAGGCGCCGGCGATGGTTTGACACCATTCGTCGAGGAGAGTGCCGCCAAGAAGCCGTCGGCAATGTGTCCGCCCATCCACTCGTAGCCTTGGTCTGTCAGGTGCAGGCCGTCGTCCCAGTACTTTTGCCTATCTTCTGCTGATAGAGAGTGGTACGGCAGTTTGGCATGGAGATCGAAAGCATGGCTATTGGGGGGGCGGGGGGAGACAAGGTCAGCTACCATATTTGGCCCATCGTTGTGACGTGACGCTTATGCGTCTTCCACGCGGGTTTATTCTTTGTTTcccaaaaggccaagaaaagGGCATCCTTACTAATTAAACGCCTCGTGGGCCAGAATCGAAGAGTTAATCTCTGATCTATTCTGTATTACCCACGCAGGCTTGGACCGGGATTCGGGGATGGTCAATGCAAGGACCTTGCTGCCTTTTGCGAGGGCTATGTCCCAGTTGGCCTGGAAAGACTTGTACATTTCCTCTGGGGGAACCATGTAAGCCAGATCGCTGTGAAAATGTAAGAACAGGCAAAAACCGCGACTATCAACATGTTGAAAGAGAATGGGGAGGGGCATACTTTGTGCCTCCTAGGATGATTACCCAGTCGTGATGCCGCTTATCACCTATCATGTTATGTTGTGAGTTGGTGCGTCACAGATGAGAGGGTGGCCATTTCAGCTTGTGTGTGCAGCGTTCACGGCCGATACAAGAGagctgttgttgttttggaTGACCGCGCTCTCCCCCCTAGTGGAATTAATTGGCAAGGAGGGGACATGTTTACACTCACATTCTGCTTGTAGTCTCTGGCGAAATGGCTGGAAGGAAGCAACGTCGCCTGGTCTGCCGTTGGTGTAGACGTGAAGCTTGGTGTCTGGCAGGGCTTCCTGGACTTtggcggcaaaggcaatggagTATGGATGGGACTCGAGACCCATGGCGTAGTAGCCCGAGGTGAGGGAGTCGCCGAAGCAGAGGACGCTTAGCGTTTTAGGTGACATGATGCCAGCTAGCTAGCCGTGTAGCTGAGTTCTTGGGCATGTGTCGGGTATGAGCTTGGAGTGAGGGCGTTGACGCGACGGGAGGTGATGACCGAGGATCAAGtatgtctggtgttgtgCTGTGCTGCGTTGTGTGTGGGAACCTGAGAGGACctgttgatgctggttggAGGTGAAGCGCATCAGACGCAAGCGGTCGAGCTACAGGTGTCAGTGACAGCGACAGCAACAGCGACGCACTGAGGGCGATGCACGAGCCTCCGCCGTAGATAGGTCCATTCTGAAACTGCACGAAAGGAGCGTATTTTTCTTTGGCGTCCTCTGCCCGCTCGAGAGCTTTGTAAATAATGCAACGTGGCAGCAATATCTACCTCTCTGATGGGATGGAAATAAAGCATATCAATGCATGTGCACATCAAACCAGACTCGGGTACCTCGGGCAGGTGACTTGGTGCTTAATGATTCCGAGTGCTAAACACTATCAACAGATGCGGCTGCCCCACTAACATGCCTGGCACCAGCTATTGACCCCTCCTCCCACGGCACGTACAGCGCTGACACGGACTTACTCGGCCCCTAACTTGACGACTGCCGCTCCCGGATTGCCCCGCGCACCCGACAACCCCCCTCCACTGCGGCCTGTTTCGACCCTAGTACCCACCAAAACTACGCCATCGCGATACATGCACTATCAAATTCCTGGTTACCCCGCcaaaactttttttttctttctcttctcatTGCGACCGCCACCGATCGGCTCTGCAATcctcgagaagaagagacttGCAATTGGTCTCATTCCTCCTTTTCCTCTCTTTTCGTCCCCCTTCCTCACAAAGGTTGGCGTGATTCACCATGTCTGCAAACCAAAAGATTGCCATTCTCTCCGTCTACGACAAGACGGGGTTGTTGGATCTGGCCAAGGGCCTCATCCAACAGAATGTCAGAATTCTCGCCTCGGGAGGAACTTCTCGCATGATCCGAGAGGCCGGCCTTGCCGTCGAGTATGAATTTCCCTCCCCTTCCCATGCCCAGAGCCCAAGTATACACACGCGCCGCCATTGCACCGGacagaaaaaggaaaagaagaagaaggagagaAATGAACCGTTGGCTAAAATAAAACAGGGATGTCAgcgccatcaccaaggctCCCGAGATGCTCGGTGGTCGTGTCAAGACTCTGCACCCCGCTGTCCACGGCGGCATCCTTGCCCGCAACCTGGAGTCGGACGAGAAGGACTTGGCCGAGCAGGGCATCGCCAAGGTCGACTATGTCGTGTGCAACCTGTACCCCTTCAAGGACACcgttgccaaggtcaacgTCAGCATCCCCGAGGCtgtcgaggagattgacaTTGGAGGCGTGACCCTCATCCGGGCCGCGGCCAAGAACCATAGCCGCGTCACCATCCTCAGCGACCCCCGGGACTACCCTGGCttcctcgaggagctcgagaAGGGCGACATCACCGAAGCGAGCCGAAACCGATatgccctcaaggcctttgaGCACACGGCCGATTACGACACTGCCATCTCTGGCTTCTTCCGCAAGGAGTACGCCGGTCAGGGCGAGCAATACATGGCTCTCCGATACGGCGCCAACCCTCACCAGAAGCCTGCTGCCGCTTACACCGTCTCCGACAAACTTCCGTTCAAAGTCCTCTGCGGCTCCCCCGGCTACATCAACCTTCTAGATTCTCTGAATGCCTGGCCTCTAGTCAAGGAACTCAAGCAGGCGCTTGGAAAACCCGCAGCCGCCAGCTTCAAGCATGTTTCCCCCGCTGGTGCCGCCATTGGCCTTCCCCTGACCGCAGAGGAGCGCAAGGTGTACTTCGTCAACGATATCGAGGGTATTGAGAGCTCTGCCCTCGCCCAGGCCTACGCTCGCGCCCGTGGTGCCGATCGCATGAGCAGCTTCGGCGACGTCATTGCCCTCAGTGACATTGTCGACGTCCCCACCGCAAGCATCATCTCCAAGGAAGTCTCCGACGGCGTCATCGCCCCCGGCTATGAGGATGCCGCCCTCGAGAtcctcaagaagaagaagggcggcaAGTACCTCGTTCTCCAGATCGACCCCGACTACAACCCTTCTCCCACCGAGACCCGAACTGTCTACGGCGTCAccctccagcagcaccgaAACGACGTCGAAATCTCCCCCAAGTCCTtcgacaccatcatcaccccCAAGGATGCCGGCGCCCTCCCCGAAAACGCCGCCCGCGACCTGACcgtcgccaccatcaccctCAAGTACACACAGAGCAACTCGGTTTGCTACGCCTACAACGGCCAGGTCATTGGCCTCGGCGCGGGCCAGCAGTCCCGCATCCACTGCACCCGTcttgccggcgacaaggccgaCAACTGGTGGATGCGCTTCCACGAGCGTGTCCTCAACATCAAGTGGAAGAAGGGCACCAAACGGCCCGACAAGAGCAACGCCATCGACCTTCTCGTTAGTGGCGAGCTCCCCAAGTCTGGTGCCGAGCGCGAGGCTTTCGAGGCCATTTTCGAAAAGGTTCCTCCTGCCTTCACCGACGAGGAGAGAGAAGCTTGGATGAAGCAACTCAAGAATGTTTGCGTCTCCAGCGACGCTTTCGTACGTTGCACCCCCTTTCTTCCGAACCCCGGATCACGCCCCTGTTACAACTCTTTTTCAAGCATTGACTAACACGTATTAGTTCCCCTTTATCGACAACGTCTTCCGCACCTCCCGCTCAGGAGTCAATTACATCGCCGCTCCAAGCGGCAGCCAAAACGACAATGCCGTCTTTGAAACCGCCGAAAAACTAGGCATCACTTTTGTCCAACAAAACATTCGTCTCTTCCACCACTAAAGAGCACAAAAGAAAAGTTCAAATACCAACTTGATTTTTGTTTTGTAGGAGCCGGcgggaaaagaaaaagacaaacaTGGGAGGGCATCTCAAAAATTGGGAGAAATCGGTGGGCATGAACTGGGATTGGGGCTTTCTCTTTTCGAATATCCGCAATCTTTCAACTCCAGTTGGgttttaatttttttccCCATCCTGTATATATCCTCGGGTGTTTGGAGTTGTTAATGCTCGCCTCAACGTGATGCTCTAGCATATTCCTCGAAGAATTAATACCTTGGACTCTGTATCCCAGTGTGTGTAGCTGCTTATCAAGCAAGGTACCAAGGCTATAGCAAAGCTGAGGCCTTTGAAAAGCATAAAAAAGGGCGAAAATATTCATGAACACCCGATGAAAGACTGGCCGGCAGGCAGATGAGTCGCCAAGTCGCCATCGGTGCTGTAGGCAGGCAACCACCCGCCCCTCTCAAACTGATGACCAGTTACTTGCCGTTCTTTTGATACAGTAAACGCCTTGATTGCTTGATGTAAATGCCAAGTTTCAGGACTTTGGGCTTGGCTAGTATCGTCACTAATTTACACATTATATTTGCAATTTAGTCGGGATTAGTAGTTGGAGTTGTCTATTAGCCTCGTAATCAGGTGCTTTCCTCGTCACACTTTCTTTTTCAACACTAACTACagctattaaaagttaatGCGGCTCGTGACGTAGATCGCACGTGTCAGTTCATCATGCATACATTGTCCAAGATACAAAGAAGCCACGCTAAATAAGACTGGGGAGCCGCGAAGCGGCCATTCCTGGCTTTTTCTGGTAATATACTCGCGGCTCAACGCCGACACTGATTCTTACTGCCCTCCCTTCCCATCCCCCGTCTCTTTTATCTTTcattcatcgtcatcactATCGTCCCCTAGCAGCTCCccttcgtcatcgtcgacaatggcatAGTCACCGCGGCCCCGTGCGAAGCTGTCTCTAGTCGTGAACCGTCGATTCCCACTAGAGAACCAGCTTTGTCCGCTACCGCCACGTACCCGGCTGTATGAGCCCGTCGCCGATCGCCAGAGACCGCCGACAAGAAGGGGTAGGGTTGCTACTACTGCCACCACAGCCGATATCGCAATGACGGGGTACTTAACCCATGGGCGGTCGCTGTCAAAACTCGAAGATGTGTCGCCTAGTCGAATCTGGCCGAATTTGCCGTCCCAGTTACGATAAACCCACCAGCCAATGGCCCCCGCCAATGTGAATGGGATCACCACGGCAAAGAATATCGCCGTGCCTGAGGTTCGGTGCTTCCTCTCAAATTCGTCCTCATGGCCTTCGCACGGATGTTCCTCAGATGCCTTGTCCAGTTCCCTACCGCCTTCACAGGTGGAGAGGGGGATTCGACGGTAACCTGTTGGGTCAAAGTATGAGGTTGCGTTTGGATTTCTGGAGCACCACTCCTTGCCCGACAGAGGTTGGTAGCCCTGAACCAGTCGGCACTGCTGAGAATCAGAATCTTCCAATTCAAAATTGTAGGCGCTAGACACAGATTAGCCCAGTTATCTTAAGCGAGTCTTGAAGGGATGAAGGGGGCAAAAGGAAAATTCGTAGCAGGCTGATGACGTACCACTCGAAGTCCTCTCGTTTACAGGGGCAATTTTTAAACTCCACCAAGCGCTTGAGATTCTCGTTGTTGTAGCATTTGCGATCAGTCTTCTTGCGAAGGTACTTGGATTCATGGCCAAACAGGCAGTTATCGGCTTGTAGTGGGTGTTGAGGTCCCCACAAGGTATAATCCGACTCGGCTGCTGAATCTTCGTTATATTTGCATGGCTTGTCTGCGAGGCCGCTGAAATCGATGTTAACCGTCAtcatcttgtccttgttgtctCGGCACCATAAAAGAAAGTTTCGCGAGGTTCCCGATTTAAGCGTCGTAATATCCAACACGGTGACTTCGCTCTCGGAGAACTCCATGTCTTTCCAGGTCTTGCCTTCGTCGGTAGAGTAGGACACAATCTTGGTTTTGACATCATTCTTGCGAGTGGCTCGTTGAACAAGAACCATGACAGATCCTTGATCACCGTACTGCCAAGTCCAGTGTCCCTTCTTTACGTTTGCCCAGGTGATGCCTCCGTCAGTACTCAAGAAGGTATCGGCATCCTTGATGTCACCTAGGCTGGCCCCAACATTGCCAATGCCGAAAATGAATCCCACAGCAGTGTCCGCGGCAAACGTCCGCTGCTTATCGTCGCGCTCCGTATAGTGGTGCAAGTGAAGGGCGCACTTGCTGTCTCCCTTGGCGCTGCTGCAAGAGTACGATTTGCCTTCTACGTCTTTTGCGGGAGGCGGCAGGTATCCCCACTGGGATCCATCGTTGTGAGAAACCTTGGTCTGCAACGTATTCGTCGTCTCCTTCTTGTTGTCTGCGTTGGTAACCACATTGATCAGAGCTACCCCTTCCAACCCGGCAACCTTTTCAAAGTCGACATACATGTCCGCGTCGCTGTTGACATTTGCTGCGCTAACGACATACGATGTGCCATTCGAGTTGCTCTTGATGATCGAGCCATACAGCCGGCCAGCGCCAGCCTCTGAACGAACAAAGAGATTGACGGCATGCGTAGAGCTGTCCAGCACTGTGTAATCGTCGTTATGTCCCTCGTGAAAGTTATGGGGATAGCGTGCCACCTCGAAATTCTTGCCATCCATGCTGGCAACCGCACGTGTGGCGCCAGTCTCAGGATCCTTGCTCGCTAAAAGTATAAACTCGCTCATGGTTGCAAAGTTGATTACCTGCCCATCAAATTTGACTGGCTCATCGTCGAAAAAGTTGTCGCTCGTAATGACGGTGAGGTTAGAATCCATACGCTCTTCGACAttgacaaggcaaagaaCCTGCTTCTCGTCGCGGAATTTGTATGCAGAGCTGCCGGTAAACTCGCACTTCTCTGCATAACGTCGCAGCGTCTTCCAATTATCTCCACGATCTCTTGATACAGACACTTCGGGGAAACAGGACTCCTTCCCCCCGACCTTCTCGCATGTCTCACCCATCCACAATAGCCAGTCCTTCCTATCTGGGTGGAATGCGAAAGGCACTGCGCCGGTCTTTGGCTTTGATGGGGCTTGAAAGGTGTGGAAGGATTGTCCACGGTCAACCGTGTAAATGACTTTCCTGTCGTCAGTTGTGAAGTAAACGACATCATTAAAGTAGTGGTGTGGGAAAATGCCGTGAACATTTTCTCCCTTGAGAACTTGCTTCCACTCCTTGCCATGGTCTTGAGATAGCCAAATTTGGTTCCCATCTGATGCTGGCCACAAAATGACAGTCTCGTCTGTGGAGGTGCTTGCATCACCCTTCTCGAGATATATCTTCTCAAATCTGTCGTGGCTAAAGTCAAAGATTTTCTGCTTCAAAGCAATCTCGCCAGTAGCAGGTGGCTGTGAGGGCTTTGTGTCGCCTTCAGAGCACTTTCGCTCGACCTGGTCGTCCTTTTGTTCACCACTCTTTCTTTTGCACGTGTTGCCGGGAATAAGCCTCCAGCCGGAGGAACCCTTAAACGTGCCATCGGGGTTGTCCTTGCACTCCTCACTGGGCACAGGAATGGGACCCGCCAGGACACActtgttgtccttgtcccTCTGGAAATTGTAGTCGCATTCGAAGTCGGCATCGGTACATTCGCAGTCCTCTGTCTTGGGGACGGGGTCCTCGAACGGCTTCTTGATGAAGCAGTCTGCGGATTTCTTGCGGCGAGAATATGTTTGCTTGTGGCCCATGATGCAGCTGGGGTTGCCGTCTTTGTCAACTCTGGCGTGCCAGTCTTCCAAATCCTTGTCCTCACAAGTTCGCTCTTTGAGCCCTTCAAAGTCAATAGCAATCATGTGAAAGGTGCGATCCCTTTCACCCAAAAGCATGAACTTTAGACTGGTGGAATCCTGAGTAGTAATTAACACGTCCGGCTTAATACTGAGATCTTTAGGTAAAGGCACATTCTTCCAATTATCTCCGTGGTCGAGTGAATATGAAAATTCCTTAATGTCTGGCTTATCTGAGTCCTTGATGGCGATTAAGATTGAACCCGAGTCGCCGAATTCGTACTTGTGAGGCCCATCCAGAGCTTTCTTCCAGGTCGAGCCAGCATTGTCAGAGACGTACAGATTGGCGTCGGTAAACCTTCCCAGAGATTCACCCGTGTTGCCGTTTCCCATAACCAACCCTGGCGCAGGACTGGAGAAGACGCGGCCCATGTTGTCCAGCTCCGTGACCGAATGCAAATGTAGTCTGTCGTCACCAGACTTGATTTCCGAAAATGTTCGGCCATCGTCAAGGGTGATGTGGCTCACGATGATCTTGTCCGTCTTCTCCTTTGCTACTTCTGCACCGTTCTTGACAGTGTTCACAAGAAAGATGCCCTGGATACCAGAGATCTTTTCAAAATCAACATTGCCTTTGGTATTGCGATTAGTGTATGGGATATTCTCGGTGAAGTAGGTGCCATTCGAATTACTGGTAAATAGGACACCCATGGGCCGTGAAGGATGCGAAGTCATGACGTCAACCTGAATGCTGTAGTTTGTGCCTTCCAGGACAGTATATGCGCCTTGGTTGATTCTATGCGAGTGGTCATGGCTGTCGTCCTTGGGGAACATGGCTCGGTGCCACTTTTTCGTGTCATCACTTACATACAGGGCCATCTCGTCGCTGTGTGGGGAGGAGGTTGCCACCAGTAGGTACTTCTTCACCACGGCCAAGTTGAGGAACCCGGTGACGCCTTTGTtcatttcaatgtttggtTCGAATTCTTGGATATGCTTGTCTTGAACAGCAAAGAAATCGTCGGAAATAACAAGCTTCTGTTCTTGCCGAAAGAAA
Proteins encoded:
- the csn-4 gene encoding COP9 signalosome complex subunit 4, which translates into the protein MAPSTQVVQALTQAESASGEKGPLYEALLADIKNLSSRPSAIDDLNATADSFFGQALGVVATRSVLSAFVATLKALENTDIWIQVGTRTLSALSLQPSSFFDAQATLCDLVATAHETNEDFTDAAKVLAEIPLDSSQRKVTDEEKARIWVRIVRNYLEEDDPTAAETYINKLKNIMHTVSDPDLNLHFRLSQARIQDAKRDFLSASQRYHEISFSPAVVEEERLHTLGMAIKCAILAPAGPMRSRMLGRLYKDERSVQLDQFGILEKMFLDRLLSQAEVDKFAEALEPHQLATTSDGSTVLARAVVEHNLLGTSRLFNNIQFGALGSLLGLDADKAEETAARMIEQGRLVGRIDQLDGIVWFEGGEASGEKGSGRAEVIAGKEMRRWDANVESLAEEVENVTNSLQKEFPDFVAVNLAV
- the ADE17 gene encoding Bifunctional purine biosynthesis protein ADE17, whose product is MSANQKIAILSVYDKTGLLDLAKGLIQQNVRILASGGTSRMIREAGLAVEDVSAITKAPEMLGGRVKTLHPAVHGGILARNLESDEKDLAEQGIAKVDYVVCNLYPFKDTVAKVNVSIPEAVEEIDIGGVTLIRAAAKNHSRVTILSDPRDYPGFLEELEKGDITEASRNRYALKAFEHTADYDTAISGFFRKEYAGQGEQYMALRYGANPHQKPAAAYTVSDKLPFKVLCGSPGYINLLDSLNAWPLVKELKQALGKPAAASFKHVSPAGAAIGLPLTAEERKVYFVNDIEGIESSALAQAYARARGADRMSSFGDVIALSDIVDVPTASIISKEVSDGVIAPGYEDAALEILKKKKGGKYLVLQIDPDYNPSPTETRTVYGVTLQQHRNDVEISPKSFDTIITPKDAGALPENAARDLTVATITLKYTQSNSVCYAYNGQVIGLGAGQQSRIHCTRLAGDKADNWWMRFHERVLNIKWKKGTKRPDKSNAIDLLVSGELPKSGAEREAFEAIFEKVPPAFTDEEREAWMKQLKNVCVSSDAFFPFIDNVFRTSRSGVNYIAAPSGSQNDNAVFETAEKLGITFVQQNIRLFHH
- the VPS10 gene encoding Vacuolar protein sorting/targeting protein 10, which translates into the protein MRPGGKAAAAWRILLSSLLWTAVLAKDEPSMTVNTFENPPLNINYFEDSDVVIFEDKIEGNVYRSADAGVSWKRVDSVPDGKVLELIMHPFDKKRAYIITPSKTQFRTEDRGETWTRFNTKALPSKFQPEVMVFNAGDPDRIIFNAMDCDGIFCDEQSMYTTDGFKKTQALRVSTTGCWWAKSSPEFTTGEPETDKSRVLCIVRDSISFFRQEQKLVISDDFFAVQDKHIQEFEPNIEMNKGVTGFLNLAVVKKYLLVATSSPHSDEMALYVSDDTKKWHRAMFPKDDSHDHSHRINQGAYTVLEGTNYSIQVDVMTSHPSRPMGVLFTSNSNGTYFTENIPYTNRNTKGNVDFEKISGIQGIFLVNTVKNGAEVAKEKTDKIIVSHITLDDGRTFSEIKSGDDRLHLHSVTELDNMGRVFSSPAPGLVMGNGNTGESLGRFTDANLYVSDNAGSTWKKALDGPHKYEFGDSGSILIAIKDSDKPDIKEFSYSLDHGDNWKNVPLPKDLSIKPDVLITTQDSTSLKFMLLGERDRTFHMIAIDFEGLKERTCEDKDLEDWHARVDKDGNPSCIMGHKQTYSRRKKSADCFIKKPFEDPVPKTEDCECTDADFECDYNFQRDKDNKCVLAGPIPVPSEECKDNPDGTFKGSSGWRLIPGNTCKRKSGEQKDDQVERKCSEGDTKPSQPPATGEIALKQKIFDFSHDRFEKIYLEKGDASTSTDETVILWPASDGNQIWLSQDHGKEWKQVLKGENVHGIFPHHYFNDVVYFTTDDRKVIYTVDRGQSFHTFQAPSKPKTGAVPFAFHPDRKDWLLWMGETCEKVGGKESCFPEVSVSRDRGDNWKTLRRYAEKCEFTGSSAYKFRDEKQVLCLVNVEERMDSNLTVITSDNFFDDEPVKFDGQVINFATMSEFILLASKDPETGATRAVASMDGKNFEVARYPHNFHEGHNDDYTVLDSSTHAVNLFVRSEAGAGRLYGSIIKSNSNGTSYVVSAANVNSDADMYVDFEKVAGLEGVALINVVTNADNKKETTNTLQTKVSHNDGSQWGYLPPPAKDVEGKSYSCSSAKGDSKCALHLHHYTERDDKQRTFAADTAVGFIFGIGNVGASLGDIKDADTFLSTDGGITWANVKKGHWTWQYGDQGSVMVLVQRATRKNDVKTKIVSYSTDEGKTWKDMEFSESEVTVLDITTLKSGTSRNFLLWCRDNKDKMMTVNIDFSGLADKPCKYNEDSAAESDYTLWGPQHPLQADNCLFGHESKYLRKKTDRKCYNNENLKRLVEFKNCPCKREDFECAYNFELEDSDSQQCRLVQGYQPLSGKEWCSRNPNATSYFDPTGYRRIPLSTCEGGRELDKASEEHPCEGHEDEFERKHRTSGTAIFFAVVIPFTLAGAIGWWVYRNWDGKFGQIRLGDTSSSFDSDRPWVKYPVIAISAVVAVVATLPLLVGGLWRSATGSYSRVRGGSGQSWFSSGNRRFTTRDSFARGRGDYAIVDDDEGELLGDDSDDDE